The Deltaproteobacteria bacterium HGW-Deltaproteobacteria-6 genome has a segment encoding these proteins:
- a CDS encoding mannose-1-phosphate guanylyltransferase has product MRALLLAAGLGTRLRPLTNDIPKCLIAIDGKPLLYYWMTMLYESGVYPMLVNLYHHADKVAHFIDQSPLKKYVATIHEDKLLGTGGTLLKNREFFGNEAMMLVHADNLSVFDVRAFIDSHQNRPAGCEITMMTFKTPTPQSCGIIETDHQGCVQAFYEKVANPPGDRANGAVYIIEPSLFTYLEGLKKEFIDFSTEVIPHYIGRINTFHNDIYHRDIGTIESYEAACREYPAVSNQYKNQLAENTGI; this is encoded by the coding sequence ATGAGAGCGCTACTGCTTGCAGCGGGACTGGGTACGCGTTTGCGGCCGTTAACCAATGATATTCCCAAATGTCTCATTGCGATTGACGGCAAGCCACTTTTGTATTACTGGATGACCATGCTTTATGAGAGCGGCGTATATCCCATGCTGGTAAATCTTTATCACCATGCGGATAAAGTTGCTCATTTTATTGATCAGAGTCCGTTAAAAAAATATGTTGCTACAATCCATGAAGATAAATTATTGGGCACCGGGGGGACGCTTTTAAAAAATCGGGAGTTTTTCGGCAATGAGGCGATGATGCTTGTCCATGCTGATAACCTTTCCGTATTCGATGTGCGGGCATTTATCGACAGCCATCAGAACCGTCCTGCAGGGTGTGAAATAACCATGATGACATTTAAAACTCCCACGCCCCAAAGCTGCGGCATTATCGAAACGGATCATCAAGGGTGTGTCCAGGCTTTTTATGAAAAGGTAGCCAACCCTCCCGGCGACAGGGCCAACGGAGCCGTTTATATCATCGAACCGTCCCTGTTTACATATCTTGAGGGTCTGAAAAAGGAATTTATTGACTTCAGCACGGAAGTCATTCCCCATTATATCGGTCGCATCAACACATTCCATAACGATATTTATCACCGGGATATCGGTACGATCGAAAGTTACGAAGCAGCCTGCCGGGAGTATCCGGCCGTAAGCAATCAATACAAAAATCAATTGGCCGAAAACACAGGGATATGA
- a CDS encoding ADP-heptose synthase, protein MSNSIELKQIKKQTLKKKIVFVSGNFNIIHPGHLRLLRFARECGDYLVVGVLDNKSPGSFVDEQLRLESIQAIAWVDYSFILHEPVIAFIEKLKPAFVVKGKEHEEMDNPEKDVLSRNGGKLIFGSGEISFSSVDLMNTEWKELSVSSIKKPVDYPKRHNFSFRELAGIADKMRDLKVCVLGDTIVDEYITCDALGMSQEDPTIVVTPVAHEKFLGGAGIVALHARGLGADVHFFSVVGKDETADYAKEKLTALGVNAHLFPDESRPTTLKQRFRARQKTLLRVSHLRQHAISSEIRERFYRDMLDVLDGMDLIIFSDFNYGCLPQPLVDQVTSFCLQKGIMMVADSQSSSQVGDVSRFQGMMLVTPTEREARFAVHDFESGLVVLAEKLRKKASARNVIITLDEEGVLIHAETEKASDWLTDRLPAFNTAPKDVSGAGDSYLTCTSMSMAVGADIWKSSYIGSLASACQIGRIGNIPLTTHDLKMEINGKKVVP, encoded by the coding sequence ATGAGCAACAGCATTGAATTAAAACAGATAAAAAAGCAAACGCTAAAGAAAAAAATCGTCTTTGTTTCCGGTAATTTTAATATTATCCATCCGGGGCATCTCCGGCTGCTTCGATTTGCAAGGGAATGTGGTGATTATCTGGTTGTGGGTGTGCTGGACAATAAATCCCCCGGTTCTTTTGTCGATGAACAACTGCGTCTGGAGAGCATTCAAGCTATCGCCTGGGTGGACTATTCATTCATCCTCCATGAGCCGGTTATCGCCTTTATTGAAAAACTTAAACCGGCTTTTGTGGTCAAGGGAAAAGAGCACGAGGAAATGGATAATCCGGAGAAGGATGTTCTCAGTCGCAATGGCGGGAAATTAATATTCGGTTCCGGTGAAATCAGTTTTTCTTCAGTGGATTTAATGAACACCGAGTGGAAAGAGTTGTCCGTTTCATCCATTAAAAAACCCGTTGACTATCCCAAGCGGCATAATTTCAGTTTCCGTGAATTAGCCGGCATTGCCGACAAAATGAGGGATTTGAAAGTCTGCGTCCTGGGAGATACGATAGTTGACGAATATATTACCTGCGATGCCCTCGGCATGTCGCAGGAAGATCCCACGATTGTGGTCACGCCCGTAGCGCACGAGAAATTTCTCGGAGGGGCGGGAATTGTTGCTCTCCATGCCAGAGGATTGGGCGCCGATGTTCACTTCTTTTCCGTTGTCGGCAAAGATGAAACAGCTGATTATGCGAAAGAAAAGCTGACCGCGCTGGGTGTCAATGCCCATTTGTTCCCGGATGAAAGCAGGCCGACAACACTGAAGCAAAGATTCCGTGCCCGGCAGAAAACGTTGCTGAGAGTCAGTCATTTGCGTCAGCATGCGATTTCCAGTGAAATCAGAGAACGATTCTACAGGGATATGTTGGATGTTCTTGATGGTATGGATCTGATCATATTTTCGGACTTCAATTATGGCTGCCTTCCGCAACCGCTCGTGGATCAGGTTACATCATTTTGTCTTCAAAAAGGGATTATGATGGTTGCGGATAGTCAATCATCCTCGCAGGTTGGCGACGTGTCGCGGTTTCAGGGAATGATGCTGGTAACGCCCACCGAACGGGAGGCCCGTTTTGCCGTACATGATTTTGAGTCAGGTCTTGTGGTTCTTGCGGAGAAATTAAGAAAAAAAGCAAGCGCCAGAAACGTCATCATTACCCTGGATGAAGAGGGCGTTCTGATCCATGCGGAAACGGAAAAGGCAAGCGACTGGTTAACCGACAGACTTCCCGCTTTCAATACGGCCCCCAAGGATGTATCGGGAGCCGGCGATTCCTATTTGACCTGTACCTCCATGTCCATGGCGGTAGGCGCCGATATCTGGAAAAGTTCCTATATCGGGTCACTGGCCTCCGCCTGTCAGATAGGGCGGATTGGCAATATTCCCCTGACCACGCATGATTTAAAAATGGAAATCAACGGGAAGAAGGTTGTACCATGA